The following are encoded together in the Flammeovirga agarivorans genome:
- a CDS encoding DUF5683 domain-containing protein: protein MSSNRTYYIILSLFSLFFLTINSSYSQTVTDSTTVEEKELTAEEKRELNQKSIDSLTSIKQVPNHIDPNERKRKKKTQYKSLTEPTKASFYTIVIPGLGQIYNDKAWKIPILYGGFAVFGYFIKFNHTNYIQSSHWLAYKSDADPTNDDLIPEEYRGLSEDNLSSRRDRFRRDRDFMIIVACGWYLLGALDAAVDQHMRYYDVSEDLSLKIAPSAIQDPYSGLPALGARLTLQLNTK, encoded by the coding sequence ATGTCGAGCAATCGCACTTATTATATTATTCTATCATTATTTAGTCTATTCTTTTTAACTATTAACTCCTCTTATTCTCAAACTGTTACCGATTCAACAACAGTAGAAGAGAAAGAGTTAACTGCGGAAGAAAAAAGAGAATTAAATCAAAAATCAATTGATTCCTTGACCTCTATTAAACAGGTTCCGAATCATATTGATCCAAATGAGAGGAAGCGAAAGAAAAAGACTCAGTACAAATCTCTGACCGAGCCTACGAAAGCATCGTTTTATACGATTGTAATTCCTGGACTCGGTCAGATTTATAACGACAAAGCCTGGAAAATCCCTATCTTATATGGTGGTTTTGCTGTCTTTGGATACTTTATTAAGTTCAACCATACCAACTATATACAGAGTAGTCATTGGTTGGCTTACAAATCGGATGCTGATCCGACAAACGACGATCTTATTCCAGAAGAATATAGAGGTCTTTCGGAAGACAACTTAAGCTCAAGAAGGGATCGTTTTCGTAGGGATAGAGACTTCATGATTATTGTAGCATGTGGTTGGTACCTACTTGGAGCATTAGATGCTGCTGTAGATCAACACATGAGATACTATGATGTAAGTGAAGATTTATCACTTAAAATTGCTCCTTCTGCTATTCAAGATCCTTACAGTGGACTTCCTGCATTGGGCGCAAGGTTAACATTACAATTGAACACTAAATAA
- the lepB gene encoding signal peptidase I has protein sequence MSKKETKKGFLKEWGDALLFAVVAATFIRWVAFEAFTIPTSSMEKSLYIGDYLFVSKLHYGPRTPKTPLQVPLTHQKIWGTDINSFSDLIQLPQFRLPGFSSVQNNDVVVFNYPAEENDYPSDLKTNYIKRCIGIAGDDIQIKDQVVSINGQVVDYPEYIKLQTDYTVKTKQPLGLKFLEDNNLYYNIDNIARFPTLQNEAALREYMIRQGATNFYGNLTKSKDGIYTYHHLNLTDEQVAALKASELVVAVEKMIDNSRFRIFGNAVNEWTTDNFGPLHIPKEGETVSINESNWPYYKDIIQKYEENENPQFKDGKLYIGGQVQESYTIQQDYYFMMGDNRHNSLDSRFWGFVPEDHIIGKAVMVWMSNDPNPQTGSIRWNRLLHIIDSDFQLPVAVKFIIGALFFGMIIFFSIRDNRKKNNNL, from the coding sequence ATGAGTAAAAAAGAAACTAAGAAAGGATTTTTAAAAGAATGGGGAGATGCACTACTTTTTGCTGTAGTTGCTGCCACATTTATTCGTTGGGTTGCTTTTGAAGCGTTTACGATCCCTACTTCATCAATGGAGAAGTCTCTTTACATTGGTGATTACTTATTTGTAAGTAAGTTACATTATGGACCAAGAACGCCAAAAACTCCTCTTCAAGTACCTTTAACACATCAAAAAATCTGGGGAACTGACATTAATTCATTTTCTGATTTAATTCAATTGCCTCAATTTAGATTACCTGGATTTAGTTCAGTACAAAACAATGATGTAGTTGTATTCAACTACCCTGCTGAAGAAAATGATTATCCATCAGACTTAAAAACCAATTATATCAAAAGATGTATTGGTATTGCTGGTGATGATATTCAAATCAAAGACCAAGTGGTTTCTATCAATGGTCAGGTTGTAGACTACCCTGAGTATATCAAACTACAAACTGATTATACGGTAAAAACAAAACAACCGCTAGGTCTTAAGTTTTTAGAGGACAACAACCTTTATTACAACATCGACAATATAGCTAGGTTCCCTACTCTTCAGAACGAGGCAGCATTAAGAGAATATATGATTCGTCAAGGTGCTACCAACTTCTATGGTAACTTGACTAAATCTAAAGATGGTATTTATACATATCATCACTTGAACTTAACAGATGAACAAGTGGCTGCTCTTAAAGCCTCTGAACTTGTTGTAGCTGTTGAAAAAATGATTGACAATTCACGTTTCAGAATCTTTGGTAATGCTGTAAACGAATGGACAACTGATAACTTTGGTCCATTACATATTCCAAAAGAAGGAGAAACGGTGAGCATTAATGAAAGTAACTGGCCTTATTACAAGGATATCATCCAAAAATATGAGGAAAATGAAAACCCTCAATTTAAAGATGGTAAACTTTATATTGGTGGTCAGGTTCAAGAAAGCTATACCATCCAACAAGATTACTATTTTATGATGGGTGATAACAGACACAACTCACTGGATTCTAGATTCTGGGGTTTTGTTCCTGAAGATCATATTATTGGTAAAGCTGTGATGGTTTGGATGTCAAACGATCCAAATCCTCAAACTGGAAGCATCCGTTGGAACAGATTATTACACATCATTGATAGTGACTTCCAACTTCCTGTAGCAGTGAAGTTTATTATCGGAGCTTTATTCTTTGGAATGATTATCTTCTTCTCAATCAGAGATAATAGAAAGAAAAACAACAACCTATAA
- the dapB gene encoding 4-hydroxy-tetrahydrodipicolinate reductase, translated as MNFLLIGYGKMGKTIEGILQERGHRVVMVIDMDNRADLETLDPATVDVAIEFTQPSSAYGNIKTCLDKGIRVVSGTTGWLDKKDEIELTTKNNKTAFFYASNYSLGVNIFFALNKKLAKMMSAFNKEYKSSMVEIHHTQKLDAPSGTAITLAEGVIENFAGVDKWTLKGEDAAVDNGIEIEAVREPEVPGTHEVTYESEIDRIDIKHTAHSRKGFALGAVLAGEWLHQKEGIFGMEDMLDL; from the coding sequence ATGAATTTTTTATTAATCGGCTACGGTAAAATGGGTAAAACCATTGAGGGTATATTACAAGAAAGAGGTCATCGTGTAGTAATGGTTATCGATATGGATAATCGTGCTGATTTAGAGACATTAGATCCTGCAACTGTAGATGTAGCGATTGAATTTACTCAACCTAGCTCTGCATATGGCAATATTAAAACTTGTCTTGATAAAGGAATCCGTGTAGTCTCTGGTACTACAGGCTGGTTAGATAAAAAAGATGAAATTGAATTAACGACTAAAAATAATAAGACAGCATTTTTCTATGCTTCAAATTATAGTTTAGGCGTAAATATCTTCTTTGCTTTAAATAAAAAATTAGCAAAAATGATGTCTGCATTCAATAAAGAATATAAATCTTCAATGGTAGAAATTCACCATACGCAAAAGTTAGATGCTCCTTCTGGAACAGCAATTACTCTAGCTGAAGGTGTAATTGAAAACTTTGCAGGAGTAGACAAGTGGACATTAAAAGGTGAAGACGCTGCTGTTGACAATGGTATTGAGATTGAAGCGGTTCGTGAACCAGAGGTACCAGGTACCCATGAAGTAACTTACGAATCTGAGATCGATCGTATCGATATTAAGCATACTGCTCATTCAAGAAAAGGTTTTGCTTTAGGAGCTGTTTTAGCTGGAGAATGGTTACACCAAAAAGAAGGTATTTTCGGAATGGAAGATATGCTTGACTTATAA
- a CDS encoding ParB/RepB/Spo0J family partition protein: MPDKPEKKTLKRRNALGKGLGALLGDSNKAESTSSSTSEKETEAVSVNIVEKLDEIAVEHIDRNPFQPRLEFQDEALRELADSIRVQGIIQPITVRKLTENQYQIISGERRWRASKMAGLEKIPAYVRGANDTQMLEMALIENIQREDLNPIEVAISYQRLIAECDLKQEELGDRVGKKRSTVANYLRLLKLPPEIQSGLRKGTISMGHARALVNVNSIEVQLALFDMIVKNELSVRKTENLVRDVIQGKDLVNNKTAQKNQPLDFEFSRLQRDLSTHFGTQIKIKNSSEGKGEIKIPYQSVEDLNRILDILKTH, translated from the coding sequence ATGCCTGATAAACCAGAAAAGAAAACATTAAAAAGAAGAAATGCATTGGGCAAAGGACTTGGTGCATTACTTGGAGATTCAAACAAAGCAGAATCTACTTCCTCTTCAACATCAGAAAAGGAAACAGAAGCTGTATCTGTAAATATAGTTGAGAAACTAGATGAAATTGCTGTTGAGCATATAGATAGAAACCCATTTCAGCCAAGGCTTGAATTTCAAGATGAGGCATTAAGAGAACTTGCCGATTCTATTCGAGTTCAAGGCATAATTCAACCTATCACAGTAAGAAAATTAACGGAAAATCAATATCAGATTATTTCCGGTGAAAGACGTTGGAGAGCTTCAAAAATGGCAGGACTGGAAAAGATCCCTGCTTATGTAAGAGGTGCCAATGATACACAAATGCTAGAAATGGCATTGATTGAAAATATTCAGCGAGAGGATTTAAACCCTATTGAAGTTGCGATTTCCTACCAACGACTTATCGCTGAATGTGATCTAAAGCAAGAAGAACTTGGCGACAGAGTAGGCAAGAAAAGATCTACAGTAGCCAACTACTTACGTTTATTAAAGTTGCCACCAGAAATTCAGTCTGGTTTAAGAAAAGGCACTATTAGTATGGGGCATGCTAGAGCATTAGTAAATGTAAATAGTATAGAAGTGCAATTGGCACTTTTTGATATGATCGTAAAAAATGAGCTTTCTGTAAGAAAAACTGAAAACCTAGTACGTGATGTCATTCAAGGTAAAGATCTTGTAAATAATAAGACAGCTCAGAAGAATCAACCTTTAGACTTTGAGTTTAGTCGATTACAAAGAGACTTATCTACACATTTTGGAACACAAATTAAAATCAAAAACTCATCAGAAGGTAAAGGCGAAATTAAAATTCCATACCAATCTGTTGAAGACCTTAACCGTATTTTAGACATTCTAAAAACTCACTGA
- a CDS encoding ParA family protein, producing the protein MGKIIAVANQKGGVGKTTTAVNLAASFAAMEFNALLVDADPQANSTSGLNLDPKEERKSIYNCMVEDINVEDIIVNSEFDYLDIIPSHIDLVGAEIEMIDIEDRENRMLRALEQIKDKYDFIIIDCSPSLNLITVNALTAADSVIVPVQCEFYALEGLDKLLNTIKLIQSRLNPNLLIEGILMTMYDTRLRLSNQVIEEVKKHLGDLVFDVIIPRNIKLSEAPSFGVPVIAHDAVSKGAVCYLNLAQEILSKNKIEVKA; encoded by the coding sequence ATGGGTAAGATCATAGCAGTAGCTAATCAAAAAGGCGGTGTTGGTAAAACCACAACAGCAGTTAATCTAGCAGCAAGTTTTGCTGCCATGGAATTTAATGCATTATTGGTAGACGCCGATCCACAAGCAAACTCTACTTCAGGATTAAACCTTGATCCTAAAGAAGAAAGAAAAAGTATTTATAACTGCATGGTGGAAGACATCAATGTAGAAGATATAATTGTTAACTCTGAGTTTGATTATTTAGACATTATCCCTTCACATATCGATTTGGTAGGTGCGGAGATTGAAATGATTGATATTGAAGACAGAGAGAACAGAATGCTAAGAGCTTTAGAGCAAATTAAAGATAAATATGACTTTATCATTATTGACTGTTCGCCATCTCTTAACCTTATTACAGTAAATGCCCTTACAGCTGCAGACTCTGTTATTGTTCCTGTACAATGTGAGTTTTATGCACTTGAAGGCTTAGACAAATTACTTAATACTATTAAGCTGATTCAATCTCGTTTGAATCCTAATTTATTAATAGAAGGAATTTTAATGACCATGTATGATACTCGTTTAAGATTATCCAATCAGGTTATTGAAGAAGTGAAAAAGCACTTAGGTGACTTGGTGTTTGATGTTATTATTCCTAGAAATATTAAATTAAGTGAGGCACCTAGTTTTGGTGTTCCTGTAATTGCACACGATGCTGTTAGTAAAGGAGCTGTTTGCTATTTGAATTTGGCTCAGGAAATCCTTTCAAAAAACAAGATCGAAGTAAAAGCTTAA